Proteins encoded by one window of Scatophagus argus isolate fScaArg1 chromosome 4, fScaArg1.pri, whole genome shotgun sequence:
- the LOC124058027 gene encoding calcium release-activated calcium channel protein 1-like isoform X2: MVEVQLERDHKYPPGLLIAFSACTTVLVAVHLFALMISTCILPNLEAVSNVHNLNSVNESPHERMHCHIEVAWAFSTVIGTLLFLTDVVLLCWVKFLPLKSNTEENNGTMSSGEAAAIASTCIMVPWFLIFIVFAVHFYRTLVSHKTDRQIRELEQVIQLQNQLDHRAENEDLKVAVPFP, translated from the coding sequence ATGGTGGAGGTACAGCTGGAGCGGGATCATAAGTATCCTCCGGGGCTGCTGATAGCCTTCAGTGCCTGTACCACCGTCCTGGTCGCGGTTCACCTCTTTGCCCTCATGATCAGCACCTGCATCCTCCCCAACCTCGAGGCTGTCAGCAACGTCCACAACCTCAACTCCGTCAACGAGTCTCCTCACGAGCGCATGCACTGCCACATAGAGGTGGCCTGGGCTTTCTCCACAGTCATCGgcaccctcctcttcctcacggACGTGGTGCTCCTGTGCTGGGTCAAGTTCTTACCCCTGAAAagcaacactgaagaaaacaacGGCACCATGAGTTCTGGTGAGGCTGCAGCCATTGCTTCCACCTGCATCATGGTGCCGTGGTTCCTCATTTTTATTGTGTTCGCCGTCCACTTTTACCGCACACTCGTCAGTCACAAAACAGACCGACAGATCCGGGAGCTGGAGCAGGTCATTCAGCTCCAGAACCAGCTGGACCACAGGGCTGAGAACGAGGACCTGAAGGTCGCTGTGCCTTTCCCCTAA
- the LOC124058027 gene encoding calcium release-activated calcium channel protein 1-like isoform X1 — protein MSLSEHSAQALSWRKLYLSRAKLKATSRTSALLSGFAMVAMVEVQLERDHKYPPGLLIAFSACTTVLVAVHLFALMISTCILPNLEAVSNVHNLNSVNESPHERMHCHIEVAWAFSTVIGTLLFLTDVVLLCWVKFLPLKSNTEENNGTMSSGEAAAIASTCIMVPWFLIFIVFAVHFYRTLVSHKTDRQIRELEQVIQLQNQLDHRAENEDLKVAVPFP, from the exons ATGAGTTTGAGCGAGCACTCCGCGCAGGCTCTGTCTTGGAGAAAGCTGTACTTGAGTCGAGCCAAGTTAAAAGCCACCAGTCGCACTTCGGCTCTGCTGTCCGGATTCGCGATG GTCGCCATGGTGGAGGTACAGCTGGAGCGGGATCATAAGTATCCTCCGGGGCTGCTGATAGCCTTCAGTGCCTGTACCACCGTCCTGGTCGCGGTTCACCTCTTTGCCCTCATGATCAGCACCTGCATCCTCCCCAACCTCGAGGCTGTCAGCAACGTCCACAACCTCAACTCCGTCAACGAGTCTCCTCACGAGCGCATGCACTGCCACATAGAGGTGGCCTGGGCTTTCTCCACAGTCATCGgcaccctcctcttcctcacggACGTGGTGCTCCTGTGCTGGGTCAAGTTCTTACCCCTGAAAagcaacactgaagaaaacaacGGCACCATGAGTTCTGGTGAGGCTGCAGCCATTGCTTCCACCTGCATCATGGTGCCGTGGTTCCTCATTTTTATTGTGTTCGCCGTCCACTTTTACCGCACACTCGTCAGTCACAAAACAGACCGACAGATCCGGGAGCTGGAGCAGGTCATTCAGCTCCAGAACCAGCTGGACCACAGGGCTGAGAACGAGGACCTGAAGGTCGCTGTGCCTTTCCCCTAA
- the kdm2ba gene encoding lysine (K)-specific demethylase 2Ba: protein MALSLSGDDEEYDSESEQQRAAANRPKPKMGTSSAVKLPSSRSSSGARRRRTRCRKCEACLRTECGECHFCKDMKKFGGPGRMKQSCIMRQCIAPVLPHTAVCVVCKEAGKEDTLEEDEDKFNFMLMECSICNEIVHPNCLKVSDASGVVNDELPNCWECPKCNHAGKSGKVLKQKRGPGFKYASNLPGSLLREQKPVKEEGDTSSAAKRRPDREETPRYRPEESVHRQPPLLSPCNLPRPRPEDKLRKKRKLFDDDEEEDLGVRKKEKSDDPYFTKLVHQIKKEEEDEDAYEEENEERREPHFRSAVERKGRFGDAEEEGDDKDSKNELLNSFNKTPVGDSDQSHCSSPQAGPSSEGGSETQEKGPRPKARRKRRLPNRELSRELSKALNQEIQKTEDSLATENRQPLKVEPETENEEPKRLFRNGSELGDQRAHLKTKEMNGTPWELRHFYPSQITPLGFNRSTPTNRPVPPHSPPKCVQMERHVIRPPPISPPPDRLPLHDGKTHIIQREVWMRIFSHLTHKELCVCMRVCKTWNRWCCDKRLWTVIDLNRCTSITPLMLSGIVRRQPLSLDLSWTNISKKQLSWLINRLPGLRVLKLSGCSWAAVSALCTSSCPLLRTLDVQWVEGLKDPQMRDLLSPPTDNRPGQLDNRCKLRNVEDLRLAGLDITDTSLRLISRQMPLLSNLDLSYCNHINDQSVNLLTAAGTTTRDSLTEINLSVCNRVTDHSLNFFKRCGSICQIDLRFCKQVTKTACERFIAEMSVSVPFSLKEDKLLQKSS, encoded by the exons ATGGCCTTGTCATTGAGCGGAGACGATGAGGAATATGATTCAGAGTCTGAGCAG CAGCGAGCAGCGGCCAACCGGCCGAAGCCCAAGATGGGGACGTCGTCGGCCGTTAAGCTGCCGTCCAGCCGCAGCTCGTCCGGAGCCCGACGCAGGAGGACGCGCTGCCGAAAGTGCGAGGCGTGCCTCCGGACCGAGTGCGGAGAGTGTCACTTCTGCAAGGACATGAAGAAGTTTGGAGGGCCGGGACGCATGAAGCAGTCCTGCATCATGAGACAGTGCATTGCG CCGGTTCTGCCCCACACGgcggtgtgtgtggtgtgtaaagAGGCAGGGAAAGAGGACACACTGGAGGAAGACGAGGACAAGTTCAACTTCATGCTGATGGAGTGCTCCATCTGCAACGAGATCGTCCACCCCAACTGTCTCAAG GTGAGCGATGCCTCCGGAGTCGTGAACGACGAGCTCCCTAACTGCTGGGAATGCCCCAAATGCAACCACGCTgggaaaagtggaaaa GTATTGAAGCAAAAAAGGGGTCCAGGCTTCAAGTACGCCTCCAACCTCCCTGGCTCTCTGCTGAGGGAACAGAAGCctgtgaaggaggagggggacactTCCTCTGCAGCCAAGAGGAGaccagacagagaggagacgcCCAGATACAGACCTGAGGAGTCTGTGCACCGACAGCCACCGCTGCTCTCCCCCTGCAACCTGCCCCGGCCCAGGCCTGAGGACaaactgaggaagaagaggaagctgtttgatgatgatgaggaagaggatcTTGGCGTGAGGaagaag gaAAAGTCAGACGATCCATACTTTACCAAACTCGTGCACCAGAtcaagaaagaggaagaggacgaagACGCATATGAGGAGGAGAACGAAGAAAGAAGGGAGCCTCACTTCCGGAGTGCTGTAGAGAGGAAAGGCCGTTTTGGAGATGCTGAAGAAGAAGGGGATGACAAGGACTCCAAGAATGAACTTTTGAATTCCTTCAATAAAACTCCTGTTGGAGACAGCGACCAGTCTCACTGCAGCTCTCCGCAGGCCGGCCCCAGCAGCGAGGGCGGAAGTGAGACGCAGGAGAAAGGTCCACGTCCGAAAGCTCGCCGTAAGCGGCGTTTACCTAACAGAGAGCTGAGTCGAGAGCTGAGCAAAGCACTGAACCAGGAAATCCAGAAGACGGAGGACAGCCTGGCCACAGAGAACCGCCAACCCCTCAAGGTGGAGCCGGAGACTGAAAACGAGGAGCCCAAGAGGTTGTTCCGGAACGGCAGTGAACTCGGGGATCAGAGGGCCCACCTCAAGACCAAAGAAATGAACGGGACCCCCTGGGAGCTGCGCCACTTCTACCCGAGTCAGATCACTCCGCTGGGCTTCAACAGGAGCACCCCAACCAACCGGCCGGTGCCCCCACACTCCCCGCCCAAGTGTGTCCAAATGGAGCGGCACGTCATCCGGCCCCCTCCCATAAGCCCGCCCCCTGACAGACTGCCTCTACACGATGGTAAAACACACATCATACAGCGCGAAGTGTGGATGAGGATCTTCAGccatctcacacacaaagagctgtgtgtctgtatgagagTCTGCAAGACGTGGAACAGATG GTGCTGTGATAAGAGACTTTGGACTGTGATTGATCTGAACCGCTGCACCTCCATCACCCCACTCATGCTGAGCGGGATCGTCCGCCGACAGCCGCTTTCCCTGGACCTTAGTTGGACCAACATTTCCAAGAAACAGTTAAGCTGGCTTATCAATCGATTGCCAG GTCTACGAGTGTTAAAGTTATCAGGGTGTTCCTGGGCTGCTGTATCTGCACTCTGCACCTCCAGCTGCCCTCTGCTGCGCACTCTGGATGTCCAATGGGTGGAGGGACTCAAAGACCCACAGATGAGGgacctcctctctccccccacAGACAACAGACCAG GACAACTGGACAACCGCTGCAAGTTGCGGAACGTGGAGGACCTGCGGCTGGCGGGGCTGGACATCACTGACACGTCTTTACGTCTCATCAGCCGGCAGATGCCTTTGCTGTCCAATCTGGACCTGAGCTACTGCAACCATATCAACGACCAGTCGGTCAAcctgctgacagcagcagggacCACGACCAGAGACTCCCTCACAGAAATCAACCTGTCAG tctGTAACCGGGTCACAGATCATTCCCTAAACTTCTTCAAGCGCTGTGGAAGCATCTGTCAGATCGACCTTCGCTTCTGCAAGCAGGTGACCAAGACGGCCTGCGAGAGGTTCATCGCCGAGATGTCCGTGAGCGTACCGTTCAGTCTGAAAGAggacaaactgctgcagaaGTCAAGCTAG
- the rnf34a gene encoding E3 ubiquitin-protein ligase RNF34a isoform X1 gives MMLMAGASSMWASCCGLLNEVMGTGAVRGQQPGFGAGAGPFRFAPSAGYSTYPPTSSGSPGLVCKACGQAFSVFRRKYICCDCKKSFCSLCSVLQENLRICATCHLLKATAFQRPRLMRLRVRDLRQYLLLRNIPTDTCREKEDLVDLVLCHQGIEEEEDPDTGSLHSRSLYTPTPSTTQSASELSAFVASQEEPLSRSDSSETNQDIGDATSVSLLNLDPSEDTPEVSPQTRHRSRASLSDISSLRDIEGLSVRQLKEILARNFVNYSGCCEKWELVERVSRLYRETEENRKSLENVSSTVTTVVAFPPTPPICNGAIGDGEKGPLTIHDDNLCRICMDAMIDCVLLECGHMVTCTKCGKRMNECPICRQYVVRAVHVFKS, from the exons ATGATGCTGATG GCAGGGGCCTCGTCCATGTGGGCTTCATGCTGTGGTCTGCTGAATGAAGTCATGGGTACAGGGGCCGTCAGAGGCCAGCAGCCGGGGTTTGGGGCCGGTGCTGGACCCTTCAGATTCGCCCCCAGTGCGGGATACTCCACATACCCGCCCACCAGCTCAGGGAGTCCCGGTCTTGTATGCAAGGCTTGCGGTCAGGCCTTCTCAGTCTTCAGGAGGAAG TATATTTGCTGCGACTGCAAGAAGAGCTTCTGCTCTCTGTGCTCCGTGCTTCAGGAGAATCTGCGCATTTGTGCCACGTGTCACTTGCTGAAGGCGACGGCCTTTCAGCGGCCGCGGCTCATGCGCCTTCGAGTCAGGGACCTGCGTCAGTATTTGCTGCTTCGTAACATCCCCACTGACACCTGCAGGGAGAAGGAAGACCTGGTGGACTTGGTGCTCTGTCACCAGGGcattgaggaagaggaggacccCGACACGGGCAGCCTCCACTCGCGTTCCCTGTACACGCCGACCCCTTCCACCACGCAGTCTGCCTCAGAGCTGTCTGCCTTTGTCGCCTCTCAGGAGGAGCCGCTCAGCAGAAGCGATAGCTCTGAGACCAACCAG GATATCGGGGATGCCACATCTGTTTCCCTCCTCAACTTGGACCCCAGTGAAGACACTCCTGAG GTCAGCCCTCAGACGCGGCATCGATCCAGAGCCTCCCTCTCCGACATCTCCAGCCTGAGGGACATCGAGGGCCTGTCCGTCAGGCAGCTGAAGGAGATCCTGGCCAGGAACTTTGTCAACTATTCAGGTTGCTGTGAGAAGTGGGAGCTGGTGGAGCGCGTCAGCAGGCTGTacagagagacggaggagaACAGGAAATCAT tgGAAAATGTGAGCAGTACTGTAACCACAG TGGTGGCCTTCCCTCCTACCCCTCCTATCTGCAACGGTGCCATCGGAG ATGGCGAGAAGGGTCCGCTGACGATCCACGACGACAACCTCTGCAGGATCTGCATGGACGCCATGATCGACTGCGTCCTCCTGGAGTGCGGTCACATGGTCACCTGCACCAAGTGCGGCAAGAGGATGAACGAGTGCCCGATCTGCCGGCAGTACGTCGTGAGGGCCGTGCACGTCTTCAAGTCCTAA
- the rnf34a gene encoding E3 ubiquitin-protein ligase RNF34a isoform X2, whose amino-acid sequence MKAGASSMWASCCGLLNEVMGTGAVRGQQPGFGAGAGPFRFAPSAGYSTYPPTSSGSPGLVCKACGQAFSVFRRKYICCDCKKSFCSLCSVLQENLRICATCHLLKATAFQRPRLMRLRVRDLRQYLLLRNIPTDTCREKEDLVDLVLCHQGIEEEEDPDTGSLHSRSLYTPTPSTTQSASELSAFVASQEEPLSRSDSSETNQDIGDATSVSLLNLDPSEDTPEVSPQTRHRSRASLSDISSLRDIEGLSVRQLKEILARNFVNYSGCCEKWELVERVSRLYRETEENRKSLENVSSTVTTVVAFPPTPPICNGAIGDGEKGPLTIHDDNLCRICMDAMIDCVLLECGHMVTCTKCGKRMNECPICRQYVVRAVHVFKS is encoded by the exons ATGAAG GCAGGGGCCTCGTCCATGTGGGCTTCATGCTGTGGTCTGCTGAATGAAGTCATGGGTACAGGGGCCGTCAGAGGCCAGCAGCCGGGGTTTGGGGCCGGTGCTGGACCCTTCAGATTCGCCCCCAGTGCGGGATACTCCACATACCCGCCCACCAGCTCAGGGAGTCCCGGTCTTGTATGCAAGGCTTGCGGTCAGGCCTTCTCAGTCTTCAGGAGGAAG TATATTTGCTGCGACTGCAAGAAGAGCTTCTGCTCTCTGTGCTCCGTGCTTCAGGAGAATCTGCGCATTTGTGCCACGTGTCACTTGCTGAAGGCGACGGCCTTTCAGCGGCCGCGGCTCATGCGCCTTCGAGTCAGGGACCTGCGTCAGTATTTGCTGCTTCGTAACATCCCCACTGACACCTGCAGGGAGAAGGAAGACCTGGTGGACTTGGTGCTCTGTCACCAGGGcattgaggaagaggaggacccCGACACGGGCAGCCTCCACTCGCGTTCCCTGTACACGCCGACCCCTTCCACCACGCAGTCTGCCTCAGAGCTGTCTGCCTTTGTCGCCTCTCAGGAGGAGCCGCTCAGCAGAAGCGATAGCTCTGAGACCAACCAG GATATCGGGGATGCCACATCTGTTTCCCTCCTCAACTTGGACCCCAGTGAAGACACTCCTGAG GTCAGCCCTCAGACGCGGCATCGATCCAGAGCCTCCCTCTCCGACATCTCCAGCCTGAGGGACATCGAGGGCCTGTCCGTCAGGCAGCTGAAGGAGATCCTGGCCAGGAACTTTGTCAACTATTCAGGTTGCTGTGAGAAGTGGGAGCTGGTGGAGCGCGTCAGCAGGCTGTacagagagacggaggagaACAGGAAATCAT tgGAAAATGTGAGCAGTACTGTAACCACAG TGGTGGCCTTCCCTCCTACCCCTCCTATCTGCAACGGTGCCATCGGAG ATGGCGAGAAGGGTCCGCTGACGATCCACGACGACAACCTCTGCAGGATCTGCATGGACGCCATGATCGACTGCGTCCTCCTGGAGTGCGGTCACATGGTCACCTGCACCAAGTGCGGCAAGAGGATGAACGAGTGCCCGATCTGCCGGCAGTACGTCGTGAGGGCCGTGCACGTCTTCAAGTCCTAA
- the rnf34a gene encoding E3 ubiquitin-protein ligase RNF34a isoform X3 encodes MMLMAGASSMWASCCGLLNEVMGTGAVRGQQPGFGAGAGPFRFAPSAGYSTYPPTSSGSPGLVCKACGQAFSVFRRKYICCDCKKSFCSLCSVLQENLRICATCHLLKATAFQRPRLMRLRVRDLRQYLLLRNIPTDTCREKEDLVDLVLCHQGIEEEEDPDTGSLHSRSLYTPTPSTTQSASELSAFVASQEEPLSRSDSSETNQDIGDATSVSLLNLDPSEDTPEVSPQTRHRSRASLSDISSLRDIEGLSVRQLKEILARNFVNYSGCCEKWELVERVSRLYRETEENRKSLENVSSTVTTDGEKGPLTIHDDNLCRICMDAMIDCVLLECGHMVTCTKCGKRMNECPICRQYVVRAVHVFKS; translated from the exons ATGATGCTGATG GCAGGGGCCTCGTCCATGTGGGCTTCATGCTGTGGTCTGCTGAATGAAGTCATGGGTACAGGGGCCGTCAGAGGCCAGCAGCCGGGGTTTGGGGCCGGTGCTGGACCCTTCAGATTCGCCCCCAGTGCGGGATACTCCACATACCCGCCCACCAGCTCAGGGAGTCCCGGTCTTGTATGCAAGGCTTGCGGTCAGGCCTTCTCAGTCTTCAGGAGGAAG TATATTTGCTGCGACTGCAAGAAGAGCTTCTGCTCTCTGTGCTCCGTGCTTCAGGAGAATCTGCGCATTTGTGCCACGTGTCACTTGCTGAAGGCGACGGCCTTTCAGCGGCCGCGGCTCATGCGCCTTCGAGTCAGGGACCTGCGTCAGTATTTGCTGCTTCGTAACATCCCCACTGACACCTGCAGGGAGAAGGAAGACCTGGTGGACTTGGTGCTCTGTCACCAGGGcattgaggaagaggaggacccCGACACGGGCAGCCTCCACTCGCGTTCCCTGTACACGCCGACCCCTTCCACCACGCAGTCTGCCTCAGAGCTGTCTGCCTTTGTCGCCTCTCAGGAGGAGCCGCTCAGCAGAAGCGATAGCTCTGAGACCAACCAG GATATCGGGGATGCCACATCTGTTTCCCTCCTCAACTTGGACCCCAGTGAAGACACTCCTGAG GTCAGCCCTCAGACGCGGCATCGATCCAGAGCCTCCCTCTCCGACATCTCCAGCCTGAGGGACATCGAGGGCCTGTCCGTCAGGCAGCTGAAGGAGATCCTGGCCAGGAACTTTGTCAACTATTCAGGTTGCTGTGAGAAGTGGGAGCTGGTGGAGCGCGTCAGCAGGCTGTacagagagacggaggagaACAGGAAATCAT tgGAAAATGTGAGCAGTACTGTAACCACAG ATGGCGAGAAGGGTCCGCTGACGATCCACGACGACAACCTCTGCAGGATCTGCATGGACGCCATGATCGACTGCGTCCTCCTGGAGTGCGGTCACATGGTCACCTGCACCAAGTGCGGCAAGAGGATGAACGAGTGCCCGATCTGCCGGCAGTACGTCGTGAGGGCCGTGCACGTCTTCAAGTCCTAA